Proteins from a genomic interval of Prunus dulcis unplaced genomic scaffold, ALMONDv2, whole genome shotgun sequence:
- the LOC117612452 gene encoding uncharacterized protein LOC117612452 has product MEMTTRSRIRPRTNDPDITQPLRTTENTDPSLSVEENEIFSERSTRVGFFNFFNGFSQMLTGRVRILKNKIYALESQVVGVGNFGNNYFNGRFKFLLVLAFVLLLGLAYYRTSTTSEMSRLTILINYGGRWVDSRYENFKAKAVLVSNTITLKELQKQVYDIVNVDPNGYEITIKAMYKTIDGAEPAEIENDDDVEAFILASRSNPYKIPLCITLEETNLERSLQAP; this is encoded by the exons ATGGAGATGACAACAAGAAGCCGTATTCGTCCCCGTACAAATGATCCTGATATTACGCAGCCCCTAAGAACTACTGAAAATACTGATCCAAGCCTATCAGTTGAGGAGAATGAAATTTTCTCAGAACGAAGCACACGAGTTGGGTTTTTCAACTTCTTCAATGGGTTTAGTCAAATGTTAACGGGGAGGGTTcgcattttaaaaaataaaatttatgcaCTCGAAAGCCAGGTTGTTGGGGTTGGGAACTTTGGCAACAATTACTTCAACGGGAGATTcaaatttcttcttgttcttgcaTTTGTTCTGTTATTGGGATTGGCATACTACCGAACAAGTACTACAAG TGAAATGTCTAGATTGACAATTTTGATTAACTACGGTGGGAGGTGGGTTGATTCGAGGTACGAAAATTTTAAAGCTAAAGCAGTACTCGTTTCCAATACAATTACATTAAAGGAGCTTCAGAAGCAAGTATATGACATTGTCAATGTGGACCCAAATGGCTATGAGATAACTATAAAAGCTATGTATAAAACAATTGATGGAGCAGAGCCTGCAGAGATTGAGAATGATGATGACGTGGAAGCTTTTATTTTGGCCAGTCGTTCAAATCCTTACAAGATTCCACTGTGCATTACATTGGAGGAGACCAACCTTGAGCGGTCTCTACAGGCTCCCTGA